The segment TACCTTACCCGAGGCCGAAAGGCGTAGGGGATGGACAGAAGGTCAATATTCCTTCGCCGGTTGTGTATCCGATGCAGGGACGGCGTCCAGAAAGTGAGCGGTACGAATAGAAATGTCCGTAGCGAAAGCTGAGAGATTCGGGGTTAAAATACCGATGTTTATCAAGGCATAGCTCGAGAGCGTTTAAGTTCTCGAAGTCATTGGAAGGACGTCCAAGAAAAGCTGCTAGGTTAAGCAACTGACCGTACTAAAACTGACACAGGTAGGTGAGAAGAGAATTCTAAGGCGCTCGGGAGAACGGTGGTTAAGGAACTCTGCAAAATGGCCCCGTAAGTTCGCGATAAGGGGCGCCCACGCAAGTGGGCCACAGAAAATCGGCTCTAACGACTGTTTATCAAAAACACAGGACTCTGCTAACACGCAAGTGGACGTATAGAGTCTGACGCCTGCCCGGTGTTGGTAGGTTAAGGAAGAGGGTTATCTCCTTCGGGAGAGAAGCTCGCAACCGAAGCCCCAATAAACGGCGGCCCTAACTATGAGGGTCCTAAGGTAGCGAAGTTCCTTGTCGGGTAAGTTCCGACCTGCATGAAAGGCGTAACGATTGGAGCACTGTCTCAACCACCGACCCGGTGAAATTGTAGTTGTGGTGAAGATGCCACATACCCGCGGTTAGACGGAAAGACCCCGTGAACCTTTACTGTAGGCTGATATTGGGTTGAGATATAAATTGTGTAGGATAGCTGGGAGGCTTTGAGACCGGGACGCTAGTTTCGGAGGAGCCATCGTTGAAATACCAGCCTGTTTATGTTTTAATTCTAACTTCGATCCCCTGAATCGGGGCGAAGGACAATGTCAGTCGGGCAGTTTGACTGGGGCGGTCTCCTCCCAAAGAGTAACGGAGGAGTGCAAAGGTACACTCAGCCTGGTCGGCAATCAGGCGAAGAGAGTAAAGTTAGAAGTGTGCTTGACTGCGAGAGATATAACTCGAGCAGGTACGAAAGTAGGTCTTAGTGATCCGGTAATCCCGAATGGAAGGGTTATCGCTCATCAGATAAAAGGTACTCCGGGGATAACAGGCTTATCGCATCCGAGCGTCCACAGCGGCGATGCGGTTTGGCACCTCGATGTCGGCTCATCACATCCTGGGGGTGTAGAAGCTCCCAAGGGTTTGGCTGTTCGCCAATGAAAGTGGTACGTGAGCTGGGTTCAGACCGTCGTGAGACAGGTCGGTCCCTATCTGCCGTGGGCGTTCGAGTCTTGAGGAGATTCAACTTTAGTACGAGAGGATTTAGTTGGACGAAGCGCTGGTGTACCAGTTGTCGCGCTAGCGGCACGGCTGGATAGCTAACTTCGGAAAGGATAAACGCTGAAAGCATCTAAGCGTGAAGCCCGCTCCAAGATTAGGACTCGTAGACTTATGTCGAGAGCCCCCTGAAAGACGATCAGGTTGATAGGCTGGGCGTGTAAGCACGGTAACGTGTTAAGCTAACCAGTACTAACGGGCGAAAGATTGGCCGTCGATATCCCGCACTCAAATCTATTAGATTCTGATTGCTTCGACGAGCTTGCAAATGCGGATTACAGCTACCAAAAACAACCGGCTTACTAGCGGCGAAATACCCGTTAGTAAGTCTTTCCGGCGACCATATCGTAAAGGTTATACCTGTTCCCATCCCGAACACAGCAGTCAAGCTTTATGAGCCGATGATAGTGCATACCAGCGTGAAAGTAGGTATTGCCGGATTTTTTAAAACCTCTTGTTTCGTAGCCGAAACAGGAGGTTTTTTTATGCGCTAAGCTCTCTGTCCCTTCAAAACCGGGGGTGCCCTGCTTCACTGCTCCCCCCGGCGACTTATCAAGGCTGCCCCTTCCCGGACGAAAAAGGATTCAATTAATCGCCGCTTTGCCGTGTCCTTTTTGGCTGCTGTCGAAACGGAACCGTCCCCGGGGAAAGGTGCGACGCCAGTGATGGAGCCGGCTTTAGCGTGGGCCATCCTGACTTAGCCCGGATGATTCATGGGCTTGCAAATTGTTTTGCTATCGTCTTCGCCTTAAAGCGTTTACGTTCATTGCTCGAAAAACAGTCTGCGTATCATCCGGGTTAGGCGATGCGGCAACGAGCTTCGGATCTGCCTATCGAAACGCTCGGCGAGCTATTCGTATGGCATCATGATCTTCCCAGCGCGGACGTTACCAATTTCCGTCCACCCCTTTTCAACAATCATACTTCCAAGCTGGGTGACTTGGCGGAAATCTCCGTCGCTGGGGGCTTCCCCGGTCAACCGCCTGCGAAGTTCTCGACAGACGGCATCGGCAGCGGATTGAGTCACGACGTCTTTCGATGCTCGCGCGTACAAACTGGTGACCAAAATCACGACTGCGTTTTGTACGTCCGAGGACATGGCTGACATGCGACATTGACGGTCAGCCAACGTCAACTGGTATTTGACCATGTTGCGACTGATCGTCATCCCACTTCGTGACAAGTATCGCTGCGCGAATCGCGTGTGTTGGCTCAAGCGTTCGTTTGACGCTGCAGCATTGCTTATCGAAGCGGGTGTCCATTTTGCGGACACGAGCTTTTGCTTGGCAAACCACATCGAATAGCGGGTGAGCGGTCCCTTCAATGCCCAAACGTGTTTGGGGTTGATCGGGTTAAGTTTCGTTGTTCCCATCGAACCGAGCGTACGGCCAATCGGTTCGAAGAATTTCTTTCCATGATGTTTCACCAACGATTTCAGAAACGCCATGCCCAACATTTCTCCTTCACCTTCGTAGATACATGGAGCCAGGAAATCGTGAACGTTATCCCCAAACAAATGACCAGCTAGGAACGATCGGCCACCATGCGTTTTCATAAACAATTCGATTGCCGCTTCCTTTTGTGCCTCACTACCAAAAATTTTTGCGACGATACATTCCATTTCGCCTCGATAACCTTGATCGAGTAACCCGGCTCCCCAGGCGGTTAATGCATCGCAGGCGACAATCAACCCCGCCATCCGTCCGATCCGGCGACGAACCAATTCACGTTTGTCGATTGATTTTCCATAGGTCTGGCGAAATTTACCCCACGGCAACATTTCGGCCAACATCATCCGCATCGCACCCGCTGCATTGGCACATAGTGCAACACGTCCTAGATTGAGTCCGTGATAGGCGATGGTTAATCCATCCCCTTGCACCGGAGTGAGCAGGTTCGCGGCGGGAACGCGGAAATCACGAAAGATTATTCCAACGTTGTGAGCCCGACGCAGCGCATAGATCCC is part of the Novipirellula aureliae genome and harbors:
- a CDS encoding acyl-CoA dehydrogenase family protein, with protein sequence MTLDIHSRKPEAKPAKQSESFAETALRLGGASYDEAHRTGVVDHADDEVEALFSAEYQTVNSPIHRAVWGKQVATSGFEVTPMTQNESVSRVVTQSLAVVRKHCDNGTLLGEDGKIAASVLAELGSVGYWGLLVDTKYGGSGATMRQFAEMITQMAMIDPTVAGLASVHGCIGAVDPVRSFGSEEQKSRFLPKLADGRRLSAFALTEPCAGSDMTALRTHAVLDGDEYVVNGEKLFITNVIPGRTIGLVCKIDGKPSVLIVDLPFCCDEHFQLKKYGIYALRRAHNVGIIFRDFRVPAANLLTPVQGDGLTIAYHGLNLGRVALCANAAGAMRMMLAEMLPWGKFRQTYGKSIDKRELVRRRIGRMAGLIVACDALTAWGAGLLDQGYRGEMECIVAKIFGSEAQKEAAIELFMKTHGGRSFLAGHLFGDNVHDFLAPCIYEGEGEMLGMAFLKSLVKHHGKKFFEPIGRTLGSMGTTKLNPINPKHVWALKGPLTRYSMWFAKQKLVSAKWTPASISNAAASNERLSQHTRFAQRYLSRSGMTISRNMVKYQLTLADRQCRMSAMSSDVQNAVVILVTSLYARASKDVVTQSAADAVCRELRRRLTGEAPSDGDFRQVTQLGSMIVEKGWTEIGNVRAGKIMMPYE